A window of Pedosphaera parvula Ellin514 genomic DNA:
CGATACATCTCAAGCGTTTTCTGAGCCTTTTCCATGCGCAAGGTAGCCCTCGCAAAACCATGAAATTGCGGCACGATGAATAACCAGTTCAACACGACGAAAAATATCAATCCCACCACCACGACCAGACGGCGTTCGCCGGGACGCAGCTTCATGAAGAGTTCCGTATACTTCTTCATTGCTCATCCTCCCCGCGCGCCAATTCCGCGCCTAATCTCCAGGTAATTCCCCCTCCTGGTCCTCTTTGAATAATCGGGAGATCTACCCTCTGGAACAAAGGCTGGTCGGGACGGTCACTCATTTTTGCCTTCTGTAGCGCCTCGCTAAAATCCGTGGCCAGGGCATCCTGCCCGGCCGGGCCGGTGCCATTCAGGGACAACGACCTGCCATTCCTGAATTCCATTGAAGTGATGGTAAGGTTTTCAGGCAGCAGCTCTGCAACCGTCTTCCAGCAATTCAACGAAGCGTATTTCAGCGCTTGCCGATCCTGTAGAATTTCCATTCGCGCTTTTAATTGCAGTGCATTTGTGTACGACGCGCTCAATCCCTGCATCTGCTGCTCGACACCCTGCGCGCGATAATCCTGGTACTCTGAGGTCGCGATATAAATTAAAACCGCAAACACGTAGACTGCCACGACCGCACCCAGAATGCGCATCCACAGCCGGTCCACATATTGTTGGTGGTACCGACTCGTATATTCCGGTGGAATAATGGTGGCTTTGTCACTGCTTTTGGCAGCGCGATTCGCAGTCAAAGCTGCCAGGGCCGCCGGCGCAAGCGGAGGAATAACCTCGACCGAACGGCCCAGCCATGTTTGGAACATTTCCTGCCACTTCGCAGCCGTAGTCTCGCCCGCGACCAAATGCCAGCGAGGCGAAGAGGTAAGCCAGCCTTCCAATTCACCAGCCCAGGCCATTTGCAATAGTTGCTCCTTCAACGCGCTTGCGCTGTTGCCGTCGGCTGGAACGTGGATCAACCCCAGGTTGCGTAAGGCTCCGTTGTGCCACCACCCCACCAATCCTGTGAAATTCGTCTCATCGTTACTGGTCGGATAGATCCAGGCTCCGTCCTCAGCAATCGGAGTTGCCTGCAACTGATCAATCATCGGCACTTCAATGCGATCCGCCAGGTAACCCTGACTTTCCAGTTGCCCAAGCATGTCATCCACCAGGCCGCGTGCCACCATGATGACAATCACTGTTTGCAGATTGTCGACCGACTGCGGCATCACATAAATGCTCCACGCAATGTGGGTTACTGGAAGCGGTGAAAGTTTCTCCAATTGCAACTCCACCATCGAAACCGTTTCGTCGAAACTGCTCGTGGGAAGATGAATTACTCTCAGGAAAACCTGGTCCACCGGCAGGAAAGCGATGTTCAACTTTGGTTGGAACACTGCCTTCCAATCCTTGGCCACAAGTTTCTCGGGCAAAGGATCGGCAACCGGAATGGTCTGCTCCTGGGATAAATTAAATCCGTTTCGACCGGCCGCAAAACTCCACAATTGGCGGAAATCGGCGCCGACCCGAACAACGTTACAAAATTGCCAGCGCTTGTTCTTCAACTTTTCACCCTTATTTCAGCTTTTCTTTCTTCAGCCAGTGCATCGAGATGCTCTTCAATTTGCGTCACACGCAGCACTTCCTCGATCGTCGTGCGTCCAGCTTTCACTTTGTTCCAACCGTCCGTGCGCAAGGTACGCATGCCTAATTCCATGGCCCGGTTGGCGATGGTTGAGGCTGCCGCGCGGCTCAAAATCAATGGTCTTATTTGTTCGTTCAAAAGCAATAATTCGTAAATACCTTGTCGTCCCTGATACCCCAGTTGGCGGCACTCTTCGCACCCCACCCCGCGCCAAAATTTGGCAGTTTCGATATCGTTCGCCGGGAAACCAATCTTTCGCAAGTAATCGCGTTCAACTTTTTGCTCGGTCTTGCAACCGGGGCAAATATTACGCACGAGGCGCTGTGCCATGACCGCCTCCACTGAGGAAGCCACGAGAAACGGCTCAATGCCCATGTCGATCAAACGGGTAAACGCGCTCGGTGCATCGTTGGTGTGCAGCGTGCTGAACACCAAGTGACCTGTCAACGCGGCTCGAATCGCAATTTCTGCAGTTTCCAAATCGCGAATTTCCCCGACCATGATCACATTCGGATCCTGACGCAGGATATGGCGCAACCCCATCGCAAACGTCAGACCAATGTCTGAACGCACCGCGATCTGGTTGATGCCCTTCAACTCATATTCCACCGGTTCTTCGATGGTAATGATGCGCTTCGACACGGAGTTAATCGTGCTCAAGAACGCGTAAAGCGAAGTGGATTTGCCGGAACCGGTTGGTCCCGTTACCAGGAAAATTCCGTGCGGCTTGAGAATAATTTCGCGAATCGCTGTCTCTTCCACCGGCGCAAAACCCAACTTTTCAAGCCCCAGAAAGATTTTACCACGAGTCAGCAAACGAAGCGATACGCTCTCACCATACACCGTGGGCACGGTGGAAACGCGAATGTCGATTTCCTCACCTTTAATTCGCACGTTGATTCGTCCGTCCTGCGGCAGACGTTTTTCGGCGATGTTCATCCCGGACATGACTTTGATACGGGAAATTAAAGCTGCCTGGTACCGCTTCAACTGTGGCGGCATTGGCGTTTGGTGCAAAATACCGTCAATACGGTATCGAATCCGCAACTCGTCTTCGGACGGTTCAAAGTGAATGTCCGTTGCCCGATCTTTGAATGCTTCCCAGATAATCTGGTTGACGAACTTGATGACGCTGGCTTCCTGGTCCCCTTCGGTAATTTCCTTGTCCTCACCCACCAACAATTCCAATGGCTCATCCTTGGCCATTTCATCGAGTGTTTCGGCACCGACGCCGTAATATTTTTTCAGCGCTTTCTCAATTTCCGCCTTGGGAGCCAGCGCAAATTCAACCGGACCCGCCGCATTGAAGCGGACAGCGTTCATCATCGCCGCATCAAACGGATTGCTGATGACGACTTGCAAAACGCCCTTCTCAAACTGAGTCGGCAGCACGGAGTACTGGAATGCCACCTTGGTAGGTATCTTTTGACTCGCCTCTGGTGGAACGCCCACTTTTGGCAGATCCAAAAAAGGCCATTTCAACGCAGTTGCAAGCTGTTGCAGGAAAACGTCTTCCGCAACTCCACGCTCGCGGCAAATAAAGGCGAGCAACGCTTCTTGAGAACCGTTTTCAATCGCCACACGCCAAGCCTTGCTATACTCCTCAAACTGCTCGGGAGTAACCACGGCTACCTGGACAATAAAGTCTTTTATCGATGCAAATTCCATCTTCTTATCTCTGCTGTTTAACAAGCGAAACTCAAGAAAGTTGCGCGAAGGGCAGAAGATATTATCCCTTTGCCCATATTACAATGGCTTTTCCCATTAAAAAGGGCTTGCTTATGCCCTATAGCTTATTGCCAATAGGATGACGCGCAATGAAACAATTCGTTACCATCACAGTAATAGGAAAAGATAAAACCGGCGTGGTAGCCCGCGTCACCGGCTTTTTGTTCGAAGTCGGCGGAAATATCGAAGGTCTTGAGGAGCAAGTGACACGCGGGCAGTTCAGCATGACCATCCAGGCCTCATGGAAGCCAAACTCCTGGTTTCCCGTTCAGGTTCACCAAGGTTTGAAGGAACTCGCGACCTTCCTGGGCATGGAAATCAAGATACGTTATGCTGAACCACATCGCCGCCAACGTTTTGCCATCATGGTGACGAAGGAGACCCACTGTTTGGAAGCTCTTTTGAAAGCCATCCGCGAAGCCAAACTCAACGCTGAACCCATTGTGGTGATTTCCAATCGCCGGGATTTGGAACCCCTTGCCCGCAAAAACAAGGTTCCATTTGAAGTTGTTTCCTGGAATGACCGTAACAAGGCAGAAGAAGAAACTCTGCGCATTCTGGAAAAGTACGAGGTTGATTTTGTCGTTTTAGCGCGGTTCATGAAAATTCTCTCCCCTAACTTTGTTTGGCGCTACAAAAACAAAATCATCAATATCCACCCTTCCTTGCTTCCAAGTTTTCCTGGGCCTCAGGCTTATCGCCAGGCCTACGAACGGGGTGTTAAAATCATCGGTGTCACAGCACATTTCGTCACCATGCACTTGGATGAAGGCCCCATCATCTCTCAAGGTTGCTTTAATGTCCGACCCAATATGAATTTGAAAGACATCGTCGCCGCCGGACAAAAAATTGAATCTCAAGTTCTCCTCAAGGCGGTGAAACTCCATTTAAGCAAGCGTCTCGACGTCTATTGGGGGATCGTTAAGGAAGTTTAGCGTCAAAGTGGAAGCACTCGGGGCTCGACTCATCTCTATCCCGTGCTAATTTGGCTTCGTGAGCAATCTTTTGATAGGTTTACTGGGAGCGTTGGTGGCGACGAATCAGCCGGCTGCAGTTAGCAATCTCGTTACCCAAACCACCGGCATTACTGTCAATGTGCCGGATGCCAACGACCCCGTTGAAAAGGAATATCAAAAAATCCTCGCGGATGATGATGCCGCCCAAACTGAGGTTGATGGCTGGATTCGCGGAAACAATGCCTTCGTTGAAAAAGGCGGTGGCGCGCCCAATGACATCCTTAACTCTCGTATCCTAAAACGTTTCGAGGTCGTAAAGCAGGAATACGAAGACTTTATCAAGAGCAATCCCAAACACGTGCGTGCTTACCT
This region includes:
- a CDS encoding GspE/PulE family protein; translated protein: MEFASIKDFIVQVAVVTPEQFEEYSKAWRVAIENGSQEALLAFICRERGVAEDVFLQQLATALKWPFLDLPKVGVPPEASQKIPTKVAFQYSVLPTQFEKGVLQVVISNPFDAAMMNAVRFNAAGPVEFALAPKAEIEKALKKYYGVGAETLDEMAKDEPLELLVGEDKEITEGDQEASVIKFVNQIIWEAFKDRATDIHFEPSEDELRIRYRIDGILHQTPMPPQLKRYQAALISRIKVMSGMNIAEKRLPQDGRINVRIKGEEIDIRVSTVPTVYGESVSLRLLTRGKIFLGLEKLGFAPVEETAIREIILKPHGIFLVTGPTGSGKSTSLYAFLSTINSVSKRIITIEEPVEYELKGINQIAVRSDIGLTFAMGLRHILRQDPNVIMVGEIRDLETAEIAIRAALTGHLVFSTLHTNDAPSAFTRLIDMGIEPFLVASSVEAVMAQRLVRNICPGCKTEQKVERDYLRKIGFPANDIETAKFWRGVGCEECRQLGYQGRQGIYELLLLNEQIRPLILSRAAASTIANRAMELGMRTLRTDGWNKVKAGRTTIEEVLRVTQIEEHLDALAEERKAEIRVKS
- a CDS encoding formyltetrahydrofolate deformylase; amino-acid sequence: MKQFVTITVIGKDKTGVVARVTGFLFEVGGNIEGLEEQVTRGQFSMTIQASWKPNSWFPVQVHQGLKELATFLGMEIKIRYAEPHRRQRFAIMVTKETHCLEALLKAIREAKLNAEPIVVISNRRDLEPLARKNKVPFEVVSWNDRNKAEEETLRILEKYEVDFVVLARFMKILSPNFVWRYKNKIINIHPSLLPSFPGPQAYRQAYERGVKIIGVTAHFVTMHLDEGPIISQGCFNVRPNMNLKDIVAAGQKIESQVLLKAVKLHLSKRLDVYWGIVKEV